Genomic window (Sulfurovum sp. NBC37-1):
TAATGCAGATCTTCGTTCAGCTTCACTTCTCTCGTACTTCTTCTGGCAATGATCTCACCCGTAAGAGAATTCTGTCTGTAATGGATACCGTTGAGCCCCTGAAGTTCTTCACCTTTGAAGGTCGTCTTATTGTCAAGCTTCGCATCCGGATTGGCAGCTTTGATCTTTTCGAGTTCTTCCGGAGCGATCTTGATCTTCGTACCTGCCAAAATAGTGATACCCGCATCTACGATACAGCCGTCTCCCAAAGGAAGGCCAGTCACCGAGTTCGCACCAAGCAATGTGTTTTCTCCAATGCTGATAGGGTTGCCGTCCGTTCCGGAAAGTACACCGAGGATACTCGCACCCCCGCCGACATCCGAACCGGCGCCAACGATTGCAGAGGAGGAGATACGTCCCTCGACCATGACCGGTCCGAGTGTACCCGCATTGAAGTTGATGTATGAGGCACCCGGCATTACTGTTGTACCTGCTGCCAGCTGCGCACCCATTCTGACCTTGGAAGCTTCAAGGATACGCGTATTGTCATCCGGGATCACATGCTGGAGGAATCTAGGGAATTTGTCCACAGAGTCCACTGTCGGATAAGTACCGTTGAGCTTCATCTCTATCTCGTTCTCTCTGAGGTAATCCAGTTCATACGGAGTGTTGCCTACCCATGCCACGTTGGAAAGAATACCGAAGGCTCCGTTCAGGTTGACTTTTCTAAGCTCCGCTTTTCTCAAAGAAAGGGCATAAAGCTTCAGATAAACTGCTTCAACAGACTCAGGATTAGCATCTTCAAAGAGAAATACAATACGGAAATTTTTACCAATATCTTCCATTTTGGCCAATGTTTTAATGACCTGAACATTTTTGTGTGAATCGCCTGTCGCTTCTGCCAGGTACGGAGCAAATGCCGCCATAGCATTGGCGACAAAATTGTCATTGATAGTCGCAACGAACTCACTGCCGCTGAAATCAACATCACATTTCGCTTCCTGAAGCGCTTTAATGAAAACGGCAGCCGAGCCAAAATTCTCTTTCCAGTTGATCAGCGGGAAATTTGCCTGAAGTACTTTTTCCGCATTCTTCTGTCCTCTGTCCACTCTTGCGATACCAAACGCCATAGGCTCTCTGTAGCCTTCCTGTGCTGTCACTTCCGCTACCAGTACCTTAAATGCATCTGTCGATGCTACTGTTTCAATTGCCATTGAATTCTCCTAAATATTTTTGCTACGTCATGCTGAACTTGTTTCAGCATCCCCCTGGCATTCAATGCAGTTTACAGAGATCCTGAAACAAGTTCAGGATGACAGTATTTTGGTTTTGGATTATACTTTATTTTATTTAAATTAGGGCAACTCAAACAAACCTGATCACCCATAATCAGGTTTGTTTGAGGTGCCCTGGTGTAAAATCCGCGCATGAAACACTTACGGGGCTATACCAAACGTTACTTTTCACTGGCAATCATCGCCATGTACTCGACCCTTAACAAACTCTGCACGGTCGACAGTAATTTCCAGTACCACAGGTATGCCTTCAAAATAGAAGAGTACAAGACCTCTCCTCCTCCTATCTCACTCTGAATCAATTTATTACCATGACAACGCGTAGGGTGCGTAGACACGCACCTTCTAACCCGGTGCGTGTCTACGCACCCTACAATATTGATATTACACCACAGGAAACATTATTATGAAGTTCAAACAACTCAGCCTCATCACGGCGACATTACTACTTTCAAACACTGCTTTTGCCGAAGAAGCGACCCTGGCACCCATTGATGTCATCTCGACCAACAAAACCGAACAGTCCATCAACGACACCACGTCGGATATCACGGTGATCACATCCGAAGAGATAGAGGAGAAAGGGTATCAGACCGTAGCACAGGCCATCAGTTCTGTTGCCGGTATACAAGTTGACAATCTGGGCGGCCTGGGTCAGCCCACTTCTTTCTTTGTCAGAGGTCAGGATTCAGGAAAAGTACTTGTACTGCTTGACGGTATGCGTCTCAATGACCCGAGCACGACCAACGGTACAGCACTACTTGACAGCCTGACCACGAACAACATCCAACAGATCGAGATCGTCAAAGGCGGTGTCAGCAGCATCTGGGGCTCCAATGCATCGGCCGGTGTTATCAATATCATCACCAAAGAACCCAAAGAGGGTATTCACGGTATGCTCGGCCTGAGTTACGGCTCTTACAACACCAGGGGTGCAGATGCAGATCTTTCCTATAAAAGTGACAAGCTGACAGCACAAATGTTGGCCGGCTACCTCAAGACCGACGGTTTCTCTGCACTGGCGCCAAGAGATGCTGAAGCAGATGGGTATGAGAACAAAAATGCCAATTTGAAATTCGGCTATGCCTTCAACCAGAACAATAAAGTGAATTTCAGTTATAACCGTATCAGAACAAAAACAGACTATGATGACATGTATTCAATAGAACAGGCAAATGACGATTACTCCCATGCCACGGCTGACCAGACCAACTACGCCGTTGACTATCGTTTCAAAAGGAACAACTACTCTGCCACATTGACGGCAAGCAAAGGGGAGTTTGAAAGAGACTATTACACTTCAGGATCCTTTGGCTACAGTCACAATACCTACAGGGCGACACTCAGAGAATACGCGCTCATCAATGCCTATAACTATACGAACGGCAAAGCGGTCCTCGGACTCGAATACAAAGATATAGAAGGATACAACCATTACATTTCAAGTTTTCCTTCACTTCCGACAGAATCAACCTATACCGACAAAGGCGTCTTTCTTTCCAATCTCTACAATATCAATGAGAACACACTGCTTGAAACCAATCTACGCTACGACAGTTACGATGAATTCGACAATAAAACAACCTACAAGATAGGCCTGAAACATCATCATGATTTCCTCAAAGGCTTTACGACCTCGGCAAACTACTACACTTCCTACGATGCCCCCAGTGCCTACCAGCTTGCTACACCGACACCTGGTTCTCTTCTGAAACCAAGCTATACCAAAGGCTTTGACATCTCGGCAGCATACAAGAAACTGATCTCCGTGAGCTACTTCAACAACAGGGTCGAGGATAATATCGATTATGTCTACGATCCTCTGACATACATCGGCGGGTATCAGAATGTGGAAGGTACCTCGAAATTCGAAGGTCTGGAAGTTCAGGGTGCTTATACACTGCCAACATTCAACCTTCACCTTTCGGGGAACTACACCCACCTCTTCAAATTTGAAAAAGAGGATGGTACTGATCTGCCGAGACGTGCCAAAGATACGCTCAACGCAACGCTGGAGTACTTTACCGAGAACAATATGCATTTCGGTATCAATGCACAGTATATTGGCGACAGACTCGACACGGACGGCAGTTACCCCATTGCTTCCGATGTGGAAACCGGGAACTACACATTGTGGAATCTCAACTTCAACATGGAACTGATGAAAGACCTGGAGCTTTACCTGAATGCAAGAAACATCTTTGACAAAGAGTACCAGTCTGTTTACGGCTATGCTACAGAGGGCAGAAGCTTGTATGCCAAAGTGAAGTACAGCTTTTAATTTTGGTGTCGTGAGGACACAGCACCCTACGAGATACCACTAAAACCAGAACTATGCGACTGTAGGGTGCTGTCCCCCGACAGCACCAACTCGTATAACACTTCAATATAGGATATAATACCCCATGCTGAAAATAGTCCCCGAATGGTTCATACGCTATAAGTTCCTTAATTCCCTTTTTCTGGGGTTGAGCGTGGGGGTCATTTTTGTACTTTACCGCCCGCTGGAACCTTCCATCTACTCCATTGGTGGTGTTTTCCTTGCCCTAGGCATATTGCTCATCGCCCGTTTTTACCATACCATCCTCAATGCCGAATGGTTCTTCCGTATCTCCCTGCTGGTAGAGTTCGTCCTCCTGCTGGCTATGCTCTTTTTTCTCAAACACCCCTACACTTACCAGACGGCGCTGATCATATATATTGGATACCAGATTACTTTTGTCTTTGGTTCCTATCTTGTACGGGCCGAGACACTGCTGCTTAAGACCGATGAACTGCTGACCCGTCTCGATACGGCAAAACAGCTGGGCTATCTCTTGGGCATGGGGGTGTCCTACCTCTTCTATAAGATCATCGAACATTTTGGTGTAACGGACAATCAGGCACAAGTGTATGACCTGCATTTTCTTCTGGTCTTCATCGAGATCGTGGTCATCGTTCTTATTTTCAAAAGTTTCAGGAAGGTTGGGACATGACATACAAAGAGTGGTTTGATGCACACGGAGAAAAACACCGAAAAATCATGAAAAAACTTACAGATCTGAGCAATGAAGAGGTCATTGCCTATTTCCGTTTTGAGAACATGGTCGAAAAAGAGCCGGAGTTCTGCCCGCTCTATGCAGAGAAGAAAAAATGTCACGATATGGAAGTACTGAACTGCTATCTCTGTGCCTGTCCCTACTTCAGGTTCGATGACAAGGGACTGTATAAAAAAGATAATAAAACATACTACAGTGCCTGCAGTATAGATGCCAAAGAGGGGAAAGAATTCGTTTCAGACAATGCAGTACATCAGGACTGTAGCAGCTGTCTGCTGCCGCATAAAGAGTCCTTCATCCGAAAAGTGTTCAAACGCGACTGGTTCGAGATGATGCAGGAAAGTGAAATTATTACCAAACCACCTAATAACCTTCCACGATAAAGTAATCATCATAAGCATTATAATGACCTTTACGTTGTTGCCGATGCATGACGTACCAGTCCTCGATATCGCCTTCGACATAAACAGAAGTACCGACCCTTGCCCATTTATACATACGCTGTGCAAATCCGTTTTTCAGTCTGATACAGCCATGTGAAGCCGGCCCTCTTTTGGGTACATACCCAAGATGCATTGCAATACCGCTGTTAGTAAGACGCAGCATATAGTTCATTTTCGCACCGCCATTGGGTTTGGGCCAGAGATTCGATTTGTGATGTTTCTTCTTCTGCAATATCAGGTATTCACCCTCCGGCGTTTCGCGTCCGCGCATACCGGTAGAGATCGGACCATCGAACATAATCACTCCGTCTTCTATGGCATAGGCACGCTGTTCGGAAAGATCGACCACGATCTCCTTGTAGGCAAAAATATCTGGTGAGAATATGAACAGGATCATTAAAACTGTCAGTAATCTAATCATGTGAACCCTTTTTATGCATCAGATATCAGGGTACCTATAGTAACCATAGATGAGTATCCAGGGTTTTTAGAGGTTCCCATCAGACAGTTACTGCAATATCATTGTATTATCGATATCCTCATTTGTGCCCTTCTCTATCGGCTTGGCTTGCAATATATGCGTAGTAGGCTGGACCTGTCTGTTTTGCGTACCTTTAAGAGTCGCGATCGTATCTTCGATATTCTTGTCATTCATCTGTTTGGCTGTACTGATCAGCTGATACTCCTCTTCATAATCAAGCGACGGACCGTATGACAAGCCGTTTGCAGCTTTATACTCAGAAATTGCCTTACGTGTCCCCGGGCCTACGGCACCATCTATCCTGGAAAAGTAAAAACCGTGTATTTTCAACGCCGTCTGGAGCTTTCTGCCTTTTGTACGCTTATCCGTCCCTCTGGCGATAAGATTTTTGTCAAACTCAAAAAGGGTACCCAGATAGATCAGTGCATCTCGTGTTTCAGGTTTCAAAGAAGCATTATTGCTGATTTCATATGCCATATTCATCGCTTTGATCGCGGAACGTGTTTCATATGAGTTAATCTCACCATCAATCCTGCCATGATAGAACCCAAGACTTGTAAGCGCCCTCTGAATCTTCATTTCCGGAGTATCTTTTGGGACTGCAGCATGTTTTTTGTGTTTTTTATGTTTCGTTGACCTGTAATGGTGCTGTGTCGATGACGGATGGCTGGTATGCCGGTTGCTGTTATATACTTCATTGGTAATCACGGAACCGACCGCCCCACCTACCAATCCTCCGACAACCGCATCTCCAAAATCTGCATAAGCAACATTTACAGTTACGAAAGCACCTATGGTCAAAACAGATAATTTTTTCATAGTGAACATTAACTATTCCTCCTTTTTAAAAGATATTATAGTGCTTCTGCGGTTCAAGGTCAAGATATACACTGCCAAAATTTATTTCACTTATTATTCCACAAAGAATATTAGGAGTATAATGAAAAATTGAAGGTGAGATAAAAATCAGCAAAAGTAGTGGGAATATGAAAATAAAAAAGCATATGAAGAAGAACTGGCGATCGTTACTCTGCCGATCAAAAAAACCGGGAAGATCCTGGATGAGCTGAATAACAATACAAAAAATTCAAAAGGAGAAAAATATGGAAAAAAATAATCAGAACCAGATCGAAGTCAACGGGGAGATGGTCTCTCTTGACGACCTGATCAAAGAATACAGCAAAGCAAGGACACAAAAAAGTACAGAAAACAAAGCCATAAGCAAAAGAAAACATGAACAGGCCCTCAAACCCTACCAGGCAGAGCTTATCAAGCTTCAGAAACATCTTGAAGAGACGAACCAGAAGATGATCATTCTTTTCGAGGGACGCGATGCTGCCGGAAAAGGCGGGACCATACGAAGGGTGACACGCTACATGAATGAAAAGCACTACCGCGTGGTCGCTCTGGGAAAACCGACCGAAGAACAGAAGACGCAGTGGTTCTACCAAAAATATATCGCGCACTTTCCAAGGGGAGGCGAGATCATCCTGTTTGACCGAAGCTGGTACAACCGTGCCATGGTGGAATCTGTATTCGGATTCTGTACCCAAAAAGAGTATGACGATTTCATGAAGGGTGTCAAAGGTTTTGAAAAAGACTTGACCCGGCAGGGAACCATCCTGATCAAACTCTATTTCTCCGTCACAAAAGATGAGCAGGCAAGAAGGTTCGAGCGAAGAAAGACCGACCCACTCAGACAGTGGAAGCTCAGCGAGATCGATGTGCAGGCCCAGGACAGATGGGATGACTTTACCGATACAAAATATGAAATGCTCAAGCGAACCCATTCACATAACGCACCCTGGACCGTTGTCCGTTCCAATGACAAGCACAAAGCAAGACTTGAAGTACTCAAGGTGATCCTGAACAGTATCAACTATGCAAACAGGGACGAAGCGATCGATTATACGCTTGATCCCGAAGTGGTCATCTCCGGTGCGAGGGAGATAGAGATCATGGATGCACAGCGTACAAGCAGCGGAAAATTCATAGGGTAATACTTTAGGGAACCTCTAATAATAGGTAATGCCCACAATGGGTTTTGCAAATGTGAGATTGTGCAAGAGATTTTCAAGTCCTAGCCCTAGCTAAGACGAAGTAAATATCTTGCGCAAGATTGCGTTTGCAAAGCCAACCCTACGGGCATCACTAGCTTTCGCCTATTTTTAGAGGTACCCTTTATCCTACCGGGAACCTCTGACACATCGTACATAGAGTGTCCGGTCCTGTCTAGAGGGCTCTGTTTCACCATACCTAAAAGAGAGTCTCCATGCCTCTCTTTTCTGATCTCCTGCAAAAAGAGTCGCTGTCCAGAACCACTCTTCGACACGCATATCAAAGCCATATTTAAGTGCTGGCCGTTCCCGTCTCATATCGACGATGGTATAGAGTTCGGCCAAAGTCGGGAGACGCCAATCCTCAAAACCATCCACTTTGAGCTGCTCACAATATTTCTTTGCATCGCTGTAGCTCTTCGTCACTTCGGCGACAGCCTGATCATCCTGCCATACAAGCCCTGTTTTGTCATCCAGCTTGGAAGAGGCCCCGAACAGGACCGAAGCTGTAAGCACCCATACAAATAGCGATTTCATTTGTTCTCCTTTGCAGATACCTCAGGAACATCTCTGACGCAGCGTACTGCATGGTTGGTGGTTTTGTAGCTGTAAAAGCTCTTGCCTGTCCTAAAATCGATCGTCCAGGCACGGGAAACATTGGGAGCAAAAGTCGTAGAGGTCCAGTAGGTCCCCTCCTCCGTAAAATCAAATGCCGGATTGATCGCAGGCTTGATGCGCTTGTAGTCCACGATCGAAAAAAGCTCTT
Coding sequences:
- a CDS encoding tetrahydrodipicolinate N-succinyltransferase N-terminal domain-containing protein, producing MAIETVASTDAFKVLVAEVTAQEGYREPMAFGIARVDRGQKNAEKVLQANFPLINWKENFGSAAVFIKALQEAKCDVDFSGSEFVATINDNFVANAMAAFAPYLAEATGDSHKNVQVIKTLAKMEDIGKNFRIVFLFEDANPESVEAVYLKLYALSLRKAELRKVNLNGAFGILSNVAWVGNTPYELDYLRENEIEMKLNGTYPTVDSVDKFPRFLQHVIPDDNTRILEASKVRMGAQLAAGTTVMPGASYINFNAGTLGPVMVEGRISSSAIVGAGSDVGGGASILGVLSGTDGNPISIGENTLLGANSVTGLPLGDGCIVDAGITILAGTKIKIAPEELEKIKAANPDAKLDNKTTFKGEELQGLNGIHYRQNSLTGEIIARRSTREVKLNEDLH
- a CDS encoding TonB-dependent receptor plug domain-containing protein encodes the protein MKFKQLSLITATLLLSNTAFAEEATLAPIDVISTNKTEQSINDTTSDITVITSEEIEEKGYQTVAQAISSVAGIQVDNLGGLGQPTSFFVRGQDSGKVLVLLDGMRLNDPSTTNGTALLDSLTTNNIQQIEIVKGGVSSIWGSNASAGVINIITKEPKEGIHGMLGLSYGSYNTRGADADLSYKSDKLTAQMLAGYLKTDGFSALAPRDAEADGYENKNANLKFGYAFNQNNKVNFSYNRIRTKTDYDDMYSIEQANDDYSHATADQTNYAVDYRFKRNNYSATLTASKGEFERDYYTSGSFGYSHNTYRATLREYALINAYNYTNGKAVLGLEYKDIEGYNHYISSFPSLPTESTYTDKGVFLSNLYNINENTLLETNLRYDSYDEFDNKTTYKIGLKHHHDFLKGFTTSANYYTSYDAPSAYQLATPTPGSLLKPSYTKGFDISAAYKKLISVSYFNNRVEDNIDYVYDPLTYIGGYQNVEGTSKFEGLEVQGAYTLPTFNLHLSGNYTHLFKFEKEDGTDLPRRAKDTLNATLEYFTENNMHFGINAQYIGDRLDTDGSYPIASDVETGNYTLWNLNFNMELMKDLELYLNARNIFDKEYQSVYGYATEGRSLYAKVKYSF
- a CDS encoding L,D-transpeptidase family protein — translated: MIRLLTVLMILFIFSPDIFAYKEIVVDLSEQRAYAIEDGVIMFDGPISTGMRGRETPEGEYLILQKKKHHKSNLWPKPNGGAKMNYMLRLTNSGIAMHLGYVPKRGPASHGCIRLKNGFAQRMYKWARVGTSVYVEGDIEDWYVMHRQQRKGHYNAYDDYFIVEGY
- a CDS encoding peptidoglycan-binding domain-containing protein — translated: MFTMKKLSVLTIGAFVTVNVAYADFGDAVVGGLVGGAVGSVITNEVYNSNRHTSHPSSTQHHYRSTKHKKHKKHAAVPKDTPEMKIQRALTSLGFYHGRIDGEINSYETRSAIKAMNMAYEISNNASLKPETRDALIYLGTLFEFDKNLIARGTDKRTKGRKLQTALKIHGFYFSRIDGAVGPGTRKAISEYKAANGLSYGPSLDYEEEYQLISTAKQMNDKNIEDTIATLKGTQNRQVQPTTHILQAKPIEKGTNEDIDNTMILQ
- the ppk2 gene encoding polyphosphate kinase 2; its protein translation is MEKNNQNQIEVNGEMVSLDDLIKEYSKARTQKSTENKAISKRKHEQALKPYQAELIKLQKHLEETNQKMIILFEGRDAAGKGGTIRRVTRYMNEKHYRVVALGKPTEEQKTQWFYQKYIAHFPRGGEIILFDRSWYNRAMVESVFGFCTQKEYDDFMKGVKGFEKDLTRQGTILIKLYFSVTKDEQARRFERRKTDPLRQWKLSEIDVQAQDRWDDFTDTKYEMLKRTHSHNAPWTVVRSNDKHKARLEVLKVILNSINYANRDEAIDYTLDPEVVISGAREIEIMDAQRTSSGKFIG
- a CDS encoding DUF1566 domain-containing protein translates to MKSLFVWVLTASVLFGASSKLDDKTGLVWQDDQAVAEVTKSYSDAKKYCEQLKVDGFEDWRLPTLAELYTIVDMRRERPALKYGFDMRVEEWFWTATLFAGDQKREAWRLSFRYGETEPSRQDRTLYVRCVRGSR
- a CDS encoding DUF1566 domain-containing protein, with the translated sequence MKKYNILLLAVFVVGLSSAVSAKGLSGVVLDKRSGIYWQDTLDSKESSEDWDDAVAYCDKLELAGMEHWRLPTFKELFSIVDYKRIKPAINPAFDFTEEGTYWTSTTFAPNVSRAWTIDFRTGKSFYSYKTTNHAVRCVRDVPEVSAKENK